A genomic stretch from uncultured Pseudodesulfovibrio sp. includes:
- a CDS encoding methyl-accepting chemotaxis protein → MKLNVRAKILLSFVVSLILLCTAILTVSLTSIYTDSVDYSTTSAAGQLEHIDGTISMYIQETLNNTVMMAEDPRTRRVDEILTNYLDKNKEYTTVDPIPEDILGQDIRGFYKMILSSHKSYKDCYIGTSNGAFIIGGSDPLPAGYDPRQRPWYKTAAATPDKAIISEAYVSTTGEAMISTGKAVLEGGKVLGVTAMDLSLSQLTKLIEQVKLGETGYVMMVQDDGVVIADPKEPNNNFKKIGELNDALYAKAFGMDSGDTEGTINGVKYMAVVHTSPALKWKFIAFIETAEIMAPVWSNATNATILSLLALIVIAVSMWFYMNNLLIKPLAEIVNILTHASGGDYTLRVQANRKDDIGDIFNALNTMSDKLSEVVGEVVDGSSKVASGSEELSGTSQSLSQGATEQAASLEEVSASMEEMASNIRANAHNARETESIANRASDNARIGGAAVTETVSAMQEIAEKISIVEDIARQTNLLALNAAIEAARAGEHGKGFAVVAAEVRKLAERSGHAAAEISDLSSSSVEVAVKAGDMLKEMVPDIEKTAELIQEISVASNEQNSGAEQINTALQQLDHVVQQNAAASEEMASTSTDLASQAHGLQQIISFFKVQQKNASFRQPNVTVTRQQTAKQLPQTAPKSSATGGFDMAMGEPDDTDFERF, encoded by the coding sequence ATGAAACTGAACGTAAGAGCAAAAATTCTCCTTTCCTTCGTTGTGTCTCTCATTCTTTTGTGCACGGCGATCCTGACAGTCAGCCTGACATCCATTTATACCGACTCTGTGGATTACAGCACGACATCAGCAGCCGGCCAGCTTGAGCACATTGATGGCACGATCTCGATGTACATACAGGAGACGCTCAACAACACTGTCATGATGGCAGAAGATCCACGAACACGAAGGGTCGATGAAATCCTGACCAACTATCTGGACAAAAACAAAGAATACACAACGGTCGACCCCATCCCCGAAGATATTCTCGGCCAGGACATCCGCGGCTTTTACAAAATGATCCTCAGTTCGCACAAGAGTTACAAGGACTGTTATATTGGTACCAGCAACGGGGCTTTCATCATCGGTGGCAGCGACCCACTCCCAGCCGGATACGACCCTCGCCAACGCCCATGGTACAAAACCGCTGCAGCCACCCCTGACAAAGCCATAATTTCTGAAGCCTACGTTTCAACCACTGGTGAAGCCATGATCAGTACAGGCAAAGCCGTACTTGAAGGCGGAAAAGTGTTGGGTGTCACAGCCATGGACCTTTCACTGTCACAGCTCACCAAACTCATTGAGCAGGTCAAACTTGGCGAAACCGGTTATGTCATGATGGTGCAGGACGATGGAGTTGTCATTGCCGACCCGAAAGAGCCGAACAACAACTTCAAGAAAATTGGCGAACTCAACGACGCACTTTACGCTAAGGCCTTCGGCATGGACAGCGGAGACACCGAAGGGACCATCAACGGCGTCAAATACATGGCCGTTGTCCACACGTCCCCGGCTCTCAAATGGAAATTCATAGCCTTTATCGAAACAGCGGAAATCATGGCACCGGTCTGGTCAAACGCCACCAACGCCACCATCCTTTCACTCCTGGCTCTGATAGTCATTGCCGTCAGCATGTGGTTCTACATGAACAATTTGCTTATCAAGCCGCTGGCAGAAATTGTGAACATTCTGACTCATGCGTCCGGCGGAGATTACACTCTCCGGGTTCAAGCGAACCGCAAGGATGACATCGGTGATATTTTCAACGCCCTGAACACCATGTCCGACAAGCTCTCCGAGGTCGTGGGAGAAGTCGTGGACGGCAGCTCAAAAGTCGCCTCCGGCAGTGAAGAGCTTTCCGGCACATCACAATCCCTGTCTCAGGGAGCCACGGAACAGGCTGCTTCGTTGGAAGAAGTCTCAGCCTCGATGGAAGAAATGGCGTCCAATATACGCGCCAACGCCCACAATGCCCGGGAAACCGAATCCATTGCCAACAGGGCTTCAGACAATGCCCGTATAGGCGGTGCGGCGGTCACGGAGACCGTGTCGGCCATGCAGGAAATTGCAGAAAAAATCTCCATTGTTGAAGATATTGCACGCCAGACCAACCTGTTGGCCCTCAACGCAGCCATTGAAGCAGCGCGTGCAGGAGAACACGGCAAAGGATTCGCAGTTGTGGCTGCAGAAGTTCGCAAACTCGCAGAACGAAGTGGTCACGCCGCCGCAGAAATCAGTGACCTGTCCTCCTCCAGTGTGGAAGTAGCGGTCAAGGCCGGCGACATGCTCAAGGAAATGGTTCCTGACATCGAAAAGACCGCTGAACTCATTCAGGAAATTTCTGTTGCCAGCAACGAGCAGAACTCGGGCGCTGAACAGATCAACACAGCCCTCCAGCAACTGGATCATGTGGTTCAGCAGAACGCCGCAGCCTCCGAAGAAATGGCCTCCACATCCACTGACCTGGCCAGCCAGGCTCACGGATTGCAACAGATCATTTCATTCTTCAAGGTACAGCAGAAGAACGCATCCTTCAGGCAGCCCAATGTTACCGTAACAAGGCAGCAAACCGCCAAACAACTGCCGCAAACCGCGCCCAAGTCATCCGCAACAGGTGGATTTGACATGGCCATGGGCGAACCGGATGACACTGATTTCGAACGGTTCTAG
- a CDS encoding NADH-quinone oxidoreductase subunit C, with protein MKGKVIDVTIDTIVGDVMNMKNDGQRFVTLSTYQEGEGKLGILYHFDKEYEDTHLRLSVDMTKPIPSISGVFFAALLVENEIRDQWDVKFDGLILDFNRTLYLDPEVTQVPLVSNVKIEPKK; from the coding sequence ATGAAAGGTAAAGTAATAGACGTGACTATCGACACCATTGTCGGTGATGTCATGAACATGAAGAACGACGGACAGCGGTTCGTCACGCTTTCCACATATCAGGAAGGCGAGGGCAAGCTCGGTATTCTGTATCATTTTGATAAGGAGTACGAGGACACCCATCTGCGACTCTCCGTCGATATGACCAAGCCCATTCCCAGCATTTCCGGTGTCTTTTTCGCCGCACTGCTGGTGGAAAACGAAATTCGCGACCAGTGGGACGTAAAGTTCGACGGTCTGATTCTCGACTTTAACCGTACGCTCTATCTTGATCCCGAGGTCACCCAGGTACCCCTGGTGTCCAACGTCAAGATCGAGCCTAAGAAATAG
- the xseA gene encoding exodeoxyribonuclease VII large subunit, which produces MSNILSVSELTKSVKALLEAEFPFVWVRGQVTNLARPASGHVYFTLTDGDAALSVVWFKSSQRSTQPVTRGEERVNPLTGEIEEEQGATALTGSGLEDGMEVLCAGRLNVYEPRGQYQLVAELVQDQGVGDLAVAFEALKRKLADKGYFDEDRKIAVPNNPKRVAVITSPSGAAIRDFLRIADTRGTGAEIRIYPSLVQGDQAPQQIAAALDSADADDWAEVAVLIRGGGSLEDLWAFNTEPVADAIYRARLPVVSGVGHEPDVSIADFVADKRVATPSHAAQELWPRRETLAQKLDVLDMGLGRAYANWLLGKGTDFEHLRKALVWLSPERRLERMEDQFTSLSARLQGAGLDHFHDHVDGVVRITDRLNRTFGMAQMDGLAAEVAGLAHRLTQGAHRFSEGKAQEFSLLQTALHGLDPEGPLERGYALVRVNRTGEILRDPKGVTKGDGLDIRIKGGSVNAVVTDDTSSDQ; this is translated from the coding sequence TTGTCCAATATTCTTTCAGTCAGCGAACTCACCAAATCCGTCAAGGCACTTCTTGAGGCGGAATTTCCGTTTGTCTGGGTGCGCGGTCAGGTGACCAACCTTGCGCGTCCCGCCAGTGGACATGTGTACTTTACGCTGACCGATGGCGATGCAGCCTTGTCCGTGGTCTGGTTCAAGTCTTCGCAACGGTCTACCCAGCCGGTGACTCGCGGAGAAGAACGCGTGAATCCATTAACTGGCGAGATAGAGGAAGAGCAGGGCGCGACCGCCTTGACCGGAAGCGGATTGGAAGACGGCATGGAGGTGCTGTGCGCAGGTCGACTCAATGTGTATGAGCCGCGCGGACAGTATCAACTGGTGGCTGAGTTGGTGCAGGATCAGGGCGTTGGCGACCTGGCCGTGGCGTTCGAGGCGCTGAAACGGAAACTTGCCGATAAGGGATACTTCGATGAAGATCGCAAGATCGCTGTGCCGAATAATCCCAAGCGGGTAGCCGTTATCACCTCGCCATCCGGCGCGGCGATTCGGGATTTTCTGCGCATTGCCGATACGCGTGGGACTGGCGCGGAGATACGAATTTACCCTTCGCTGGTGCAGGGTGACCAGGCTCCGCAGCAGATAGCGGCGGCACTGGATTCGGCGGATGCGGACGACTGGGCCGAGGTCGCCGTGCTCATTCGCGGCGGTGGGTCGTTGGAAGATTTGTGGGCCTTCAACACCGAGCCTGTGGCGGATGCCATCTATCGCGCCAGATTGCCGGTAGTGTCCGGCGTGGGGCATGAACCGGATGTTTCCATAGCAGATTTTGTGGCAGACAAGCGAGTTGCTACACCGAGCCATGCGGCGCAGGAGTTGTGGCCCCGGCGTGAGACATTGGCGCAGAAGCTGGACGTTCTTGATATGGGGCTGGGGCGTGCATATGCGAACTGGCTGCTCGGCAAGGGGACTGATTTTGAACATTTGCGCAAGGCGCTTGTGTGGCTGTCGCCTGAACGGCGGTTGGAACGTATGGAAGATCAATTTACGTCGTTGTCGGCTCGACTTCAGGGCGCTGGATTGGATCATTTCCATGATCATGTCGATGGTGTCGTGCGGATAACTGATCGATTGAATCGAACGTTCGGCATGGCGCAGATGGATGGTTTGGCCGCAGAAGTGGCTGGGCTGGCGCATAGGCTGACTCAGGGAGCACATCGGTTCAGCGAAGGCAAGGCGCAGGAATTTAGCCTGTTGCAGACAGCGTTGCACGGCCTTGATCCCGAGGGGCCACTTGAACGAGGGTATGCGTTGGTGCGTGTGAATCGGACCGGTGAAATTTTACGTGACCCGAAAGGGGTGACGAAGGGCGACGGGCTTGATATCAGAATCAAGGGCGGCTCAGTGAACGCCGTTGTGACCGACGACACATCTTCAGACCAATAG
- a CDS encoding NADH-quinone oxidoreductase subunit B family protein, which translates to MFGSFIKKSRAKSPWIMHFDCGSCNGCDIEVLACLTPLYDVERFGIINVGNPKHADVLLVTGTVNHRNKKVLKNLYDQMPEPKAVIAIGACGNTGGVFREAYNVVGGVDKVIPVDVYVPGCPAKPEAIIDGVVAGLAKFAQKVEEAE; encoded by the coding sequence ATGTTTGGATCATTCATCAAGAAATCTCGCGCCAAGTCTCCGTGGATCATGCATTTTGACTGCGGTAGCTGTAACGGTTGCGACATCGAGGTTCTGGCTTGCCTGACACCGCTGTACGATGTGGAGCGGTTCGGCATCATCAATGTCGGCAACCCCAAGCACGCTGATGTGCTGTTGGTTACCGGTACTGTTAATCATCGGAACAAAAAGGTTCTTAAGAACCTGTATGACCAGATGCCCGAGCCCAAGGCTGTCATCGCCATCGGCGCATGCGGCAATACCGGTGGTGTGTTCCGCGAGGCCTACAATGTCGTAGGCGGCGTGGACAAGGTTATTCCGGTGGATGTTTACGTCCCCGGCTGCCCGGCAAAGCCCGAAGCCATCATCGACGGTGTCGTCGCTGGACTGGCCAAGTTTGCGCAAAAAGTGGAAGAAGCCGAATAG
- a CDS encoding DMT family transporter, translated as MQELPFFLVILSSIAHGYWNFLLKRAQNKDAFLGLSKLAEPVIYLIPFIAAVSVWGLDPASLWYAGVGTLLSVVNYFCLANSYKRLDLSIAYPVSRSSTLFLPFLAYFFFQERIDVIGWCSVILVTVGVFVVQLKSVSLSNLAWNRQSSNSGLLFALCAAFTVALYTLWGKESVRHIHPFIYMYCYTLASCAYFLPSLRRLDRRIVKEEWQRNRWSILTVSVLNTLSFVLMLMALNMGKVTYVGALRQVSLVVGVGLGWLVLRESLSLPRVLGVSLIIVGACLTYIAK; from the coding sequence ATGCAGGAACTTCCATTCTTTCTCGTTATCCTTTCATCCATAGCACATGGATACTGGAATTTCCTTTTGAAGCGCGCTCAGAACAAGGACGCCTTTCTCGGTCTGAGCAAACTGGCTGAACCCGTTATCTACCTGATTCCGTTCATTGCCGCTGTCAGTGTATGGGGACTTGACCCGGCGTCTCTGTGGTATGCAGGTGTCGGCACGCTGCTTTCCGTGGTGAACTATTTCTGTCTCGCCAATAGCTACAAACGGCTTGATCTTAGCATTGCATACCCTGTGTCACGCTCCAGTACACTGTTCCTGCCTTTTTTGGCCTATTTCTTTTTTCAGGAACGAATTGATGTCATCGGTTGGTGTTCCGTTATTCTCGTGACGGTAGGCGTTTTCGTCGTCCAACTGAAGAGCGTGAGTCTGTCGAACTTGGCGTGGAATCGACAAAGCAGTAATTCAGGTCTGCTGTTTGCGCTCTGCGCGGCGTTTACCGTGGCTTTGTATACTTTGTGGGGCAAAGAATCCGTACGACATATTCACCCGTTTATTTATATGTATTGCTACACGTTGGCATCCTGCGCGTACTTTTTGCCATCGCTGCGGCGGCTTGATAGGCGTATTGTCAAGGAGGAGTGGCAGCGAAACAGGTGGAGCATCCTTACTGTGTCCGTACTGAATACGCTCTCGTTCGTGCTCATGCTGATGGCCCTGAATATGGGCAAGGTCACCTATGTTGGAGCTTTGCGACAAGTGAGTCTTGTCGTCGGCGTCGGGTTGGGGTGGCTGGTGCTGCGTGAATCATTGTCCCTTCCGCGAGTCTTGGGTGTATCTCTCATTATCGTCGGGGCATGTCTCACCTATATCGCGAAGTAG
- a CDS encoding 4Fe-4S dicluster domain-containing protein — protein MLFTPTVVKNLLKKPATRNYPFVVREPFPNFRGELVIDIEKCIFCGMCERKCPSQCISVDKTAGTWQCDPHACISCGYCRDNCPTKCLTMKDVHRKPMTEKITWIEQGTPPKPKKKKAAASAEAAPKAEKAEQPEAKKKTEDK, from the coding sequence ATGCTGTTTACACCTACAGTCGTCAAGAACCTGTTGAAGAAGCCTGCCACCCGCAACTATCCGTTTGTTGTGCGTGAGCCGTTTCCCAACTTCCGAGGCGAATTGGTTATCGACATCGAAAAGTGCATTTTCTGCGGCATGTGCGAACGTAAATGCCCCAGTCAGTGCATCTCCGTGGACAAGACGGCAGGTACATGGCAGTGCGATCCGCACGCCTGTATCTCCTGCGGCTACTGCCGGGATAATTGCCCGACAAAATGCCTGACCATGAAGGATGTGCACCGCAAGCCCATGACCGAAAAGATCACCTGGATCGAGCAGGGCACTCCGCCCAAACCGAAAAAGAAAAAAGCTGCTGCCAGTGCTGAAGCGGCACCCAAGGCTGAAAAAGCTGAGCAGCCTGAAGCCAAGAAGAAGACTGAAGATAAATAG
- a CDS encoding proline--tRNA ligase has protein sequence MRLSRYYIPTIKEDPADAEVVSHKLLMRAGMIRKLTSGIYNYLPLGLRSINKVAAIVREEMDRAGAMEVLMPMVQPADLWVETGRWDYYGKELLRLNDRNGRDYCLGPTHEEVITDLVRGDIKSYKQLPVNLYQIQTKFRDEIRPRFGLMRGREFIMKDAYSFDKDEEGAEKSYFEMFEAYKKAFTRIGLRFKPVQADSGAIGGDFSHEFMVLADTGEDTIASCLSCEFGANLEKAKVAAPAGDDMTNADCPAMEAVDTPGQHTVEEVCNFLGVDPSKLVKTLLFVVDDEPVAALVRGDRELNDIKLRNLVGGNEIELADEELVKKLTNAPVGFAGPSGLDKDVPIYADHELCAATDWVAGANKGDTHVKHLSLGRDCTITKYADLRVIESTDACPECGGAIEFTKGIEVGHVFKLGVKYSEKMEATFLDENGKTKPMIMGCYGIGVSRIVASAIEQNNDENGCCFPPSIAPFEVCLISLGGKDQDVADKAEELYSEIMGLGVDAAYDDRKERPGVKFAEADLIGYPMQLVLGGKGLKNGIVEAKDRKTGEKIELPLDGFGEAFAAWRKEIWNNWGLELK, from the coding sequence ATGCGTCTTTCCCGTTACTACATCCCGACGATCAAGGAGGACCCGGCAGACGCCGAGGTTGTCTCCCACAAGCTTTTGATGCGTGCGGGCATGATCCGCAAACTCACCAGCGGCATCTACAATTACCTGCCGCTCGGCCTTCGCTCCATTAACAAGGTCGCCGCCATCGTGCGCGAGGAAATGGACCGTGCCGGGGCCATGGAAGTGCTCATGCCTATGGTGCAGCCTGCCGACCTGTGGGTTGAGACCGGTCGTTGGGACTACTACGGTAAGGAACTGCTTCGTCTGAATGATCGCAACGGTCGTGATTATTGTCTCGGACCCACGCATGAAGAAGTCATTACCGATTTGGTGCGCGGCGATATCAAGTCCTACAAGCAGTTGCCGGTCAATCTGTACCAGATTCAGACCAAGTTTCGTGATGAAATTCGCCCCCGCTTCGGCCTCATGCGCGGTCGTGAGTTTATTATGAAGGACGCCTATTCTTTCGACAAAGATGAGGAAGGCGCAGAAAAATCATATTTCGAGATGTTTGAAGCCTACAAAAAGGCTTTTACCCGCATTGGTCTTCGGTTCAAGCCGGTTCAGGCGGATTCCGGGGCCATTGGTGGCGATTTCTCACACGAGTTCATGGTGCTTGCCGATACCGGCGAGGACACTATCGCCTCCTGTCTGTCGTGCGAGTTTGGTGCGAATCTGGAAAAAGCCAAGGTTGCCGCACCTGCTGGCGATGACATGACTAACGCCGACTGTCCGGCCATGGAAGCTGTGGATACCCCCGGTCAGCATACAGTAGAAGAAGTTTGCAACTTCCTCGGGGTGGACCCGAGCAAGCTGGTCAAGACGCTGCTGTTCGTTGTCGACGACGAACCAGTGGCCGCACTGGTGCGCGGTGATCGTGAACTGAATGATATTAAGCTGCGCAACCTTGTCGGCGGCAACGAAATCGAGTTGGCAGATGAGGAACTGGTCAAGAAGCTGACCAACGCGCCTGTTGGGTTTGCCGGTCCTTCCGGTCTGGACAAGGACGTGCCCATTTACGCAGACCATGAACTGTGTGCAGCAACCGACTGGGTAGCCGGCGCCAACAAGGGTGATACCCATGTGAAACATCTGTCTCTTGGCCGCGACTGCACCATTACGAAATACGCTGACCTGCGTGTTATCGAGTCGACCGATGCGTGTCCCGAGTGCGGTGGCGCAATCGAGTTCACCAAAGGAATCGAAGTGGGTCATGTCTTCAAGCTTGGTGTGAAATACTCCGAGAAGATGGAAGCCACTTTCCTCGACGAAAACGGCAAGACCAAGCCCATGATCATGGGCTGCTACGGCATTGGTGTTTCCCGTATCGTGGCTTCCGCCATTGAGCAGAATAACGACGAAAACGGTTGCTGTTTCCCGCCGTCCATCGCACCGTTCGAGGTCTGTCTGATTTCTCTCGGCGGCAAGGATCAGGATGTGGCTGATAAGGCCGAGGAGTTGTATTCAGAGATCATGGGACTCGGTGTGGACGCCGCTTATGATGACCGCAAGGAACGTCCGGGCGTCAAGTTTGCCGAGGCCGATCTCATTGGCTACCCCATGCAGCTCGTTCTCGGTGGCAAAGGGCTTAAGAACGGCATCGTGGAAGCCAAGGATCGCAAGACTGGCGAAAAAATCGAATTGCCGCTCGACGGTTTCGGTGAAGCCTTCGCCGCATGGCGTAAGGAAATCTGGAATAATTGGGGCCTTGAATTGAAATAG
- the ispG gene encoding flavodoxin-dependent (E)-4-hydroxy-3-methylbut-2-enyl-diphosphate synthase yields the protein MQRKQTRVLNIGAVGIGGDNPVRVQSMCNTDTRDVIATVMQINQLAEAGCEIVRLAVPDDKAAAVLKDIREQSPVPLIADIHFDYRLALAAVEAGFEGLRINPGNIGDEQKVDIVVRAAMGNNVPIRIGVNGGSLEKDLLRQFGGPTPEAMVESGLRHVAMLEKRGFNDIKISLKTSSVLNTVAAYRLMSQKVDYPLHIGITEAGTLVRGAVKSAVGLGLLLSEGIGDTMRVSLTHDPVAEIGVAYEILRSLGLRERGPEIISCPTCGRTEIELIQLAEKVEEALRGVEEVFTVAVMGCVVNGPGEAREADIGIAGGRDLGIIFRKGEVVRKVKGNENLLPEFMKEINMFLEERRK from the coding sequence ATGCAGCGTAAGCAAACACGAGTTCTCAATATAGGAGCGGTGGGCATCGGCGGGGACAACCCTGTCCGAGTTCAGTCCATGTGCAATACCGACACCCGTGACGTTATCGCGACGGTGATGCAGATCAATCAACTGGCCGAGGCCGGGTGTGAGATCGTGCGTCTGGCCGTGCCGGACGACAAGGCTGCCGCCGTACTCAAGGATATTCGCGAACAATCTCCTGTGCCGCTCATAGCGGATATACATTTCGATTATCGACTGGCTTTGGCTGCCGTGGAGGCTGGTTTCGAAGGGTTGCGAATCAACCCCGGCAATATCGGTGACGAGCAGAAGGTGGACATCGTGGTTCGTGCAGCCATGGGTAACAACGTCCCTATTCGCATCGGCGTCAATGGTGGGTCATTGGAAAAAGACCTGCTTCGGCAGTTCGGTGGTCCCACCCCCGAGGCCATGGTCGAATCCGGTCTTCGTCATGTTGCCATGCTGGAAAAACGTGGTTTTAATGATATTAAAATTTCTCTTAAGACGTCATCGGTCCTGAACACCGTAGCCGCGTATCGGCTTATGAGCCAGAAAGTGGATTATCCACTGCATATCGGTATCACCGAGGCCGGAACCCTGGTGCGTGGCGCAGTCAAGTCAGCCGTCGGATTGGGTCTTTTGCTGTCAGAAGGCATAGGCGACACCATGCGCGTGTCACTCACGCATGATCCTGTTGCCGAAATCGGTGTGGCTTATGAAATCCTGCGCAGTCTGGGCTTGCGTGAACGCGGCCCGGAGATTATATCCTGTCCGACCTGCGGACGTACCGAGATTGAACTGATTCAATTGGCCGAGAAGGTGGAAGAAGCTCTGCGTGGAGTAGAGGAAGTTTTCACCGTGGCGGTCATGGGGTGCGTGGTCAATGGTCCCGGCGAGGCTCGGGAGGCTGACATAGGCATTGCAGGAGGCCGTGACCTGGGCATCATCTTCCGTAAGGGAGAAGTGGTGCGCAAGGTCAAGGGCAATGAAAATTTACTGCCTGAATTCATGAAAGAAATTAATATGTTCCTGGAAGAAAGGAGAAAATAG
- a CDS encoding nickel-dependent hydrogenase large subunit produces the protein MATTVIPFGPQHPVLPEPVHLTLKVEDEIVKEAIPALGYVHRGLEKLADIRDFHQMITVCERVCGICSMIHGTCYSQSVEELMGIEVPHRAEVLRVIWSELHRMHSHLLWLGLFADAFGFESLFMQFWKVRERIMDINEATAGSRVIVSVNIIGGVRADLSPDQIRWILSELEIVEKEVKAMQDTIMNDYSVKARTVGVGFMSKEDAYLLGAAGPTLRGSGVASDMRMIGYGAYSELDFEPVIETSGDCWARSTVRFREVIQSIDLVRQAISKLPEGEIAVKVKGNPPEGEVYMRVEQPRGECVYYIKGNGTKHLDRLRIRTPTFANIPPLLHMLPGCELADVPVIILAIDPCISCTER, from the coding sequence ATGGCTACTACCGTAATTCCCTTCGGCCCGCAGCATCCCGTTCTCCCTGAGCCGGTCCACTTGACCCTCAAGGTTGAGGACGAGATCGTCAAGGAGGCCATTCCGGCACTGGGCTACGTTCACCGTGGTCTGGAAAAGCTGGCTGACATCCGCGACTTCCATCAGATGATCACCGTGTGTGAACGCGTGTGCGGCATCTGTTCCATGATTCACGGCACCTGCTATTCGCAGTCTGTCGAAGAACTCATGGGCATTGAAGTCCCGCACCGTGCTGAAGTACTGCGTGTCATCTGGAGTGAACTCCACCGCATGCATTCCCATCTGCTCTGGCTGGGCCTGTTCGCCGATGCTTTCGGCTTCGAGTCCCTGTTCATGCAGTTCTGGAAGGTGCGAGAGCGCATCATGGACATCAATGAGGCCACTGCCGGTAGCCGTGTTATCGTGTCCGTCAATATCATTGGCGGCGTCCGTGCCGACCTTTCTCCCGATCAGATCCGCTGGATTCTTTCCGAGTTGGAAATCGTGGAGAAAGAAGTCAAGGCCATGCAGGACACCATCATGAACGACTATTCGGTCAAAGCCCGTACCGTTGGTGTTGGTTTCATGTCCAAGGAAGATGCATATCTCCTCGGCGCAGCCGGTCCTACCCTGCGTGGTTCCGGTGTCGCATCTGATATGCGCATGATTGGTTACGGCGCCTACTCCGAGCTGGACTTCGAGCCGGTCATTGAGACGTCCGGCGACTGTTGGGCTCGTTCCACGGTTCGTTTCCGCGAAGTGATCCAGTCCATCGACCTGGTCCGTCAGGCCATCAGCAAGCTCCCTGAGGGTGAGATTGCTGTCAAGGTCAAGGGCAATCCGCCGGAAGGCGAAGTCTACATGCGTGTGGAACAGCCGCGTGGCGAATGCGTCTACTATATCAAGGGCAATGGTACCAAGCATCTGGACAGGCTGCGTATCCGCACCCCCACATTTGCGAACATTCCGCCGCTCCTGCACATGCTTCCGGGTTGTGAACTGGCTGACGTGCCGGTCATCATCCTGGCCATTGACCCGTGCATTAGCTGCACCGAACGCTAG
- a CDS encoding LysE family translocator gives MTIESGIALAFATFVFASIPGPGVSALVAQSLSRGFKTGVGYAAGLACGDLVYLLTALFGLGWVSSQIGPWFAVLKWVGAAYLVYMGVKAWMAKPPTEQDTACAPVRGRRSFLAGLCVSLGNPKVIAFYCGFLPGFVHMSELTAVDIVLVVSIIIPTVFMVLATYAWLAGRGRTAIRSNRVWKIANRTAGSIMIGAGAAIVAEQ, from the coding sequence ATGACGATTGAAAGTGGAATTGCCTTGGCATTCGCCACCTTTGTTTTTGCGAGCATCCCAGGGCCGGGAGTCTCGGCTCTTGTGGCTCAATCCCTGTCTCGTGGTTTTAAGACCGGAGTCGGATACGCGGCTGGTCTGGCATGCGGTGATCTGGTGTATCTGCTTACAGCACTGTTCGGCCTTGGGTGGGTCTCTTCTCAGATCGGTCCGTGGTTTGCCGTCCTCAAGTGGGTAGGTGCTGCCTATCTTGTGTATATGGGCGTCAAGGCGTGGATGGCCAAGCCGCCGACAGAGCAGGATACTGCATGTGCGCCGGTTCGCGGTAGACGCAGTTTTCTGGCAGGTCTGTGCGTTTCTCTCGGTAACCCCAAGGTCATTGCTTTTTATTGTGGCTTTCTGCCCGGATTCGTCCATATGTCGGAACTGACCGCCGTGGATATCGTTCTTGTCGTATCCATCATCATTCCCACGGTTTTCATGGTCCTCGCCACCTACGCATGGCTTGCTGGCAGAGGGCGTACAGCAATACGATCAAACCGCGTCTGGAAAATAGCCAACCGCACCGCCGGGTCCATCATGATCGGCGCAGGTGCAGCCATTGTTGCGGAGCAATAG